The following nucleotide sequence is from Chloroflexota bacterium.
TGATTAGCCTGCTGGTGCCGCTAGCCGGCCGGTTATGGTGCGCCGTGTGCCCTATCCCCGCCCCCGGCGAGTGGCTCCAGCGACGGGCGTTCATCGCCCCGCGCCCGCTTCGCACCCTGGGCAAGCGCTGGCCCAACCGACTCAAGAACATCTGGATCCAGAATTTCGCCTTCCTCGGCGTGGCCGTCTTCAGCGCGATCATCCTGACACGGCCGGCCGTCACGGGGCTGGTGCTCCTGGCCTTCGTCCTCCTGGCCATCGGGCTCAGCCTGGTATACGAGCGCCGCATCTTCTGCCGCTACTTCTGCCCGGTGGGCGGCTTCATCGGCCTGTACAGCATGATCGCCCCCCTGGAGCTGCGGGTGAAGGACCCCGAGGTGTGCCGACGCCACAAGACGAAGGAATGCTACCTGGGCAGCGAGAACGGGTTCGGCTGCCCTTGGCTGGTCTTCCCCGGCAGCCTGAAGCGGAACGCCTACTGCGGCCTGTGCACCGAGTGCCTGAAGACCTGCTCCATGAACAACGTGGCGCTCAACCTGCGGCCGCCCGGGCTGGACCTGCTCGTCTCCAAAGAGCGGGGGCTGGACGAGGCGTATAAAGCGTTCATTATGTCGACTTGCGCCCTCCTCTACTCGGCCATTCTGTTGGGGCCATGGGGTGCGCTCAAGGATGCCGCCAACATGGAGGACTGGAGGACCTGGGTGGTTTACGCGATCGGGTTCATCGCCATGAACCTCGCCGTCGTGCCTGGGCTCTTCTATGCGGCCACCTGGCTGAGCCGGCGGTGGGCACGGCTGAGCCACGCGCCGACCCGCCAGCTCTTCATCGACTTCGCCTACGCGCTGGTGCCGCTGGGGCTGATGGCCTGGATTGCCTTCAGCCTGTCCTTCGTGCTGGTGAACATCTCCTACGCGCTGCCGGTGCTGTCCGACCCGTTCGGCTGGGGATGGAACCTGCTGGGCACCCGGGACTTCCCCTGGACGCCCTACTTCCCCGCCCGGATCCCTTACCTGCAGGTGCCGATCCTGATCGTCGGGCTGATCTTCGGGCTCTACATCACCTGGCGCATCGCCAATGAGCACGCGTCCGCGCCCGAGCAGGCGCTGCGGAGCGTGGTGCCCATCGCCGCCCTTTTGCTCGTGGTGACGTTCGGCTTTCTCGGGCTGTATTTGGGGTAGGAGAAAGGACAGGTCAGGCTGGAGTGGAGGGAGCCCTTCAGATGTCCTCGCGGTGTGTTTTCAGACACACTCTCAAATGGGAGATCGGGAGTTGGGGATTCAGGGACTAGGGATCAAAAAAGTGGAGATCGGGAGGTGGAGGCGGCAGGAGGCCATCGCGCTGGCGATCGTCCTGCTCATCGTCGTGGGATTGCCCGCCG
It contains:
- a CDS encoding 4Fe-4S binding protein, which codes for MTQARAPASRRRRAPTPHPVSVPRFELTSIRWLDAILRWRPLQFTLIAATLGFFVLAILTSLVGTPVGNRNFGIIFVWIVWWALVISLLVPLAGRLWCAVCPIPAPGEWLQRRAFIAPRPLRTLGKRWPNRLKNIWIQNFAFLGVAVFSAIILTRPAVTGLVLLAFVLLAIGLSLVYERRIFCRYFCPVGGFIGLYSMIAPLELRVKDPEVCRRHKTKECYLGSENGFGCPWLVFPGSLKRNAYCGLCTECLKTCSMNNVALNLRPPGLDLLVSKERGLDEAYKAFIMSTCALLYSAILLGPWGALKDAANMEDWRTWVVYAIGFIAMNLAVVPGLFYAATWLSRRWARLSHAPTRQLFIDFAYALVPLGLMAWIAFSLSFVLVNISYALPVLSDPFGWGWNLLGTRDFPWTPYFPARIPYLQVPILIVGLIFGLYITWRIANEHASAPEQALRSVVPIAALLLVVTFGFLGLYLG